The following proteins come from a genomic window of Nicotiana tomentosiformis chromosome 12, ASM39032v3, whole genome shotgun sequence:
- the LOC138902832 gene encoding uncharacterized protein, whose translation MGSLAYLPVAERPLALDVQALANRFVKFDISEPSRILACVVSLSSLYDHIREHQYDDPHLHVLKDTIQHGDAKEVTIGDDSVLRMHGRLCVPNVDGLCQFILQEAHILLYSIHPGATKMYHDFRHHYWWKRIK comes from the coding sequence atgggcagtttagcatatctaccggtagcagagaggccattagccttggatgttcaggccttggccaaccggtTTGTTAAAtttgatatttctgagccgagtcgaattttggcttgtgtggtttctttgTCTTCActatatgatcacatcagagagcatcaatatgacgacccccatctACATGTCCTCAAGGATACaattcagcacggcgatgccaaggaagtcactattggagatgacagtgtattacggatgcacggcaggctatgtgtgcccaatgtggatggtttgtgTCAGtttattctccaggaggctcacattttgctgtattccattcatccgggtgccacaaagatgtatcatgacttcaggcatcactattggtggaagaGAATAAAgtaa